A stretch of the Uranotaenia lowii strain MFRU-FL chromosome 3, ASM2978415v1, whole genome shotgun sequence genome encodes the following:
- the LOC129751771 gene encoding tyrosine-protein kinase transmembrane receptor Ror2, with the protein MKQPVALFWLAVLLLLLIGTTPGYAANDGGKQLRDKDDRGRLPSITAAAAGAIGVGIEDWDDPPDEEAGYCAPYNGKVCKSFVNSRQVWYSRTDGTGGWENEKITAALFRDLINDLTDYCRPAAEKLLCAYAFPQCVIKDGVTVRLPLCYEDCVATHLQFCYNDWALIEEKKERGDIIKSRGHFRLPNCEDLPRYNRSARPSTCSHVGLTELIQEEVTYDCRMGNGRYYLGTANTTSTGIPCQKWDSQEPHSHHKPPLVFAELLDAENYCRNAGGEEPTPWCYTMDKTVRWQACDIPLCPNSTDMSATKRPVSIVMESVFTPSMIFLLSGIGFVAIVLLHLMVFLCYRITRYNRNRRQGSTGYNTTSTQDTQGIDINKLPSNVNYHRTGAQLNPKLEKLEFPRNNIIYIKDLGQGAFGRVFQAKAPGLVSGEDFTLVAVKMLKDEASQDLQVDFEREACLLAEFDHPHIVKLLGVCAIGRPMCLLFEFMARGDLNEFLRQCSPFAHQNRADNISTELSHGDLLSIAFQIASGMVYLSERKFVHRDLATRNCLIDDNMVVKIADFGLSHKIYLQDYYKGDENDAIPIRWMPLESILYNKYTIESDVWAYGVCLWEIFSFAMQPYYGMTHEEVVKFVKEGNMLSCPENTPLTVYDLMRKCWSRKPVDRPSFPSIYQKLQQIRADFDGKMLM; encoded by the exons ATGAAACAACCGGTGGCATTGTTTTGGCTGGCTGTGTTACTGCTGCTACTAATTGGAACCACACCCGGATATGCAGCAAATGATGGGGGTAAACAACTCAGAGACAAGGATGACAGAGGAAGGCTGCCGTCAATAACGGCGGCGGCTGCTGGCGCCATTGGGGTGGGGATTGAAGATTGGGACGATCCGCCCGATGAGGAAGCCGGATATTGTGCTCCGTACAATGGGAAAGTATGCAAATCGTTTGTCAACAGCCGCCAGGTGTGGTACAGCCGAACCGATGGCACAGGAGgatgggaaaatgaaaaaattaccgcgGCATTATTCAGGGATCTCATTAATGATTTGACCGATTATTGCAGACCGGCAGCTGAG AAACTCTTATGTGCATACGCTTTTCCGCAATGTGTGATAAAAGATGGCGTTACGGTGCGTCTTCCGCTATGTTACGAAGATTGTGTCGCAACCCATTTGCAGTTCTGCTACAACGACTGGGCTCTGATTGAGGAGAAGAAGGAAAGAGGAGATATCATAAAGTCTCGGGGACACTTTCGTCTACCAAACTGTGAAGATCTTCCACGATACAATAGAAGCGCGCGCCCATCAACCTGCTCTCACGTTGGTTTAACAGAACTGATCCAGGAAGAAGTCACAT ACGATTGTCGGATGGGTAACGGTCGTTATTACTTGGGTACGGCAAACACAACGTCTACTGGCATTCCTTGTCAGAAATGGGACTCACAGGAACCACATTCACACCACAAACCGCCCTTAGTGTTTGCGGAGTTGTTGGATGCTGAAAATTACTGCCGAAATGCTGGTGGAGAAGAGCCGACCCCCTGGTGCTACACTATGGACAAAACCGTTCGTTGGCAGGCTTGCGATATTCCACTGTGCC CCAATTCGACCGACATGAGTGCTACCAAGAGACCGGTCAGCATAGTTATGGAGTCAGTGTTCACACCATCGATGATATTTCTTCTATCAGGAATTGGATTTGTCGCAATTGTATTACTTCATCTGATGGTATTTCTGTGCTATCGAATTACTCGCTATAATCGTAACAGACGACAAGGTAGTACAGGCTATAATACAACGTCCACTCAGGATACGCAAGGAATAGATATAAACAAACTGCCTAGCAATGTTAACTATCACAGAACTGGTGCTCAGCTCAATCCCAAGTTAGAAAAGCTAGAATTTCCGCGGAACAATATTATTTACATCAAAGATTTAGGACAGGGCGCGTTTGGGCGAGTTTTCCAAGCCAAAGCACCCGGGTTGGTTTCAGGAGAAGACTTTACATTAGTAGCCGTAAAGATGTTAAAGGACGAAGCTAGTCAAGATTTACAGGTCGATTTCGAACGCGAGGCTTGCCTGTTGGCTGAATTCGATCATCCGCATATTGTGAAGCTTTTGGGAGTCTGTGCTATTGGAAGACCCATGTGTTTGCTTTTCGAGTTCATGGCTCGTGGAGATTTGAATGAATTCTTACGCCAATGCTCTCCTTTTGCTCACCAGAACCGAGCCGATAACATAAGCACCGAGCTTTCACATGGCGATCTTCTCAGTATAGCTTTCCAAATAGCTTCCGGTATGGTGTACTTGTCGGAGAGAAAATTTGTGCATCGAGATCTAGCTACACGTAACTGTTTAATTGACGATAATATGGTTGTTAAGATAGCCGATTTTGGTCTGTCGCATAAAATCTATCTTCAAGATTATTACAAGGGTGATGAGAATGATGCCATACCAATTCGTTGGATGCCTTTGGAAAGTATTTTATATAATAAATACACGATTGAGTCAGATGTTTGGGCGTATGGAGTATGTCTTTGGGAAATTTTCTCATTCGCCATGCAACCGTATTACGGAATGACCCACGAAGAGGTCGTCAAATTTGTCAAGGAAGGAAATATGCTAAGTTGTCCAGAAAACACACCACTCACGGTGTATGATTTGATGCGAAAATGTTGGAGTAGGAAACCAGTCGATCGACCTAGCTTTCCCTCTATATATCAGAAACTTCAACAGATACGAGCCGATTTTGATGGCAAGATGTTGATGTAG